In a single window of the Natronosalvus caseinilyticus genome:
- a CDS encoding dihydrolipoyl dehydrogenase family protein, whose product MDSLHVAVIGAYGSAGVAAADELLERAAESETDLELTLIDGGEPGGGLCILRGCMPSKDVLSAAQHRYQARHDGRLEGTPSVDPEAVVTQKDEHIHGFAEHRRNHVHNLADRDGVEFLHERARFVDDRTLTVGDRTIEPDYVVIATGSTLNVPDTPGIEDVDYCSSADVLDATSFPDSGIVMGFGYIGLELAPYLSEVGDVDLTVIEHDDRPLEEFEDAYGDTILDLYRDQFDVEILTNTDEKHLESTADGGVRLTVDRDGTEQVLEADQLYVFTGRRPNVDGLGLENTPLEPEQGWVEPTMQATDDEHTFVVGDANGREPILHVAKEQGFAAGENILRHARGDDLEPYANVPHHVIFSGLGTYPVARVGHTPDTAADSAMDAVVVSREASDDGIFESKNHPEGVATLVVNARDGTVLGYQGLHLHADVMVKTMQVVVEMGLDVREIPDRAYHPTTPEILDGLFRDAAAELE is encoded by the coding sequence ATGGACAGTCTCCACGTCGCGGTGATCGGCGCCTACGGGAGCGCGGGCGTCGCCGCCGCCGACGAGTTGCTCGAGCGTGCCGCGGAATCGGAAACCGACCTCGAACTGACGCTGATCGACGGCGGCGAACCGGGCGGCGGCCTCTGCATTCTACGGGGCTGCATGCCCTCGAAGGACGTCCTCTCGGCCGCCCAGCACCGCTATCAGGCGCGACACGACGGCCGACTCGAGGGCACACCGTCAGTCGATCCCGAAGCGGTCGTCACCCAGAAGGACGAGCACATTCACGGATTCGCCGAGCATCGACGGAATCACGTCCACAACCTCGCCGACCGCGACGGCGTCGAGTTCCTCCACGAGCGAGCCAGGTTCGTCGACGACCGCACGCTCACCGTCGGCGACCGCACGATCGAGCCCGACTACGTCGTGATCGCGACTGGCTCGACGCTCAACGTTCCCGACACGCCTGGCATCGAGGACGTCGACTACTGCTCGAGCGCGGACGTGCTCGACGCGACGTCGTTTCCCGACTCGGGGATCGTGATGGGCTTTGGCTACATCGGCCTCGAACTCGCTCCCTACCTTAGCGAGGTCGGCGACGTCGACCTCACGGTGATCGAACACGACGACCGCCCGCTCGAGGAGTTCGAGGACGCCTATGGCGACACGATCCTCGACCTCTACCGTGACCAGTTCGACGTCGAAATTCTGACGAACACCGACGAGAAACATCTCGAGTCGACCGCCGACGGCGGCGTTCGGCTCACGGTCGACCGCGACGGCACCGAGCAGGTCCTGGAGGCCGATCAGCTCTACGTCTTCACCGGCCGCCGCCCGAACGTCGACGGACTCGGCCTCGAGAACACACCCCTCGAACCGGAGCAGGGCTGGGTCGAGCCGACGATGCAGGCCACAGACGACGAGCACACGTTCGTCGTCGGAGACGCCAACGGCCGCGAGCCGATCCTCCACGTCGCCAAGGAACAGGGGTTCGCCGCCGGGGAGAACATCTTGCGCCACGCTCGAGGTGACGACCTCGAGCCCTACGCGAACGTCCCCCATCACGTCATCTTCTCGGGCCTGGGCACCTACCCGGTGGCCCGCGTTGGCCACACCCCGGACACCGCCGCGGATTCGGCGATGGACGCGGTCGTGGTCTCGAGGGAGGCGTCCGACGACGGCATCTTCGAGAGCAAGAACCACCCAGAGGGCGTCGCGACGCTGGTCGTCAACGCTCGCGACGGGACCGTTCTGGGGTACCAGGGTCTGCACCTCCACGCCGACGTGATGGTCAAGACGATGCAGGTGGTCGTCGAGATGGGCCTCGACGTGCGCGAAATTCCGGACCGTGCGTACCACCCGACCACGCCCGAGATATTGGACGGGTTGTTTCGAGATGCGGCAGCAGAACTCGAGTAG